The following are encoded in a window of Kogia breviceps isolate mKogBre1 chromosome 12, mKogBre1 haplotype 1, whole genome shotgun sequence genomic DNA:
- the CARD10 gene encoding caspase recruitment domain-containing protein 10 isoform X3, with product MPGGAEAGEAEEEAGAGSGSEAEEDALWERIEGVRHRLTRALNPAKLTPYLRQCRVIDEQDEEEVLSTYRFPCRVNRTGRLMDILRCRGKRGYEAFLEALEFYYPEHFTLLTGQEPAQRCSMILDEEGPEGLTQFLMTEVRRLRDARKSQLQREQQLQARGRVLEEERAGLEQRLREQQQAQERCQRLREDWEAGSLELLRLKDENYMIAMRLAQLSEEKNSAVLRSRDLQLAVDQLKLKVSRLEEECTLLRRARGPLPGAEEKEKEPDSADLVSELRAENQRLVASLQELQEGLQQEASRPGAPGSERILLDILEHDWREAQDSRQELCQKLHTVQGELQWAEELRDKYLQEMEDLRLKHRTLQKDCDLYKHRMATVLAQLEEIEKERDQAIQSRDRIQLQYSQSLIEKDQYRKQVRGLEAERDELLSALTSLEGAKALLEAQLQRLQGGPYLKACASSHSLCSNLSSTWSLSEFPSPLGGPETSGEATVTGGSEPHTSEEATDSEKEINRLSILPFPPSAGSILRRQREEDPAPPKRSFSSMSDITGSVTLKPWSPGLSSSSSSDSVWPLGKPEGLLARGCGLDLLNRSLAIRVSGWSPPGGPEPQDKGLDGLSFLGDSWSGAVVRRVLSGPGSARVEPREPRAEAAGLERAGLEGEAQQRTLPWNQTSTLPLMDFKACHSFHEALDAWVKRPGAEPFYIRANLTLPERTNPHALCVKAQEILRLVDPAYKRRQEWFCTRVDPLTLRDLDRGTVPNYQRAQQLLEVQEKCLPSSRHRGPRSNLKKRALDQLRLVKPKHVGSPAGDSPEQLLLEPCPEPERSLKPYSLVRPLLVSALRPVVLLPECLAPRLIRNLLDLPSSRLDFQVCPAESLSGEEQCTSSAPGAPKARPATPGLGSRIRAIQESVGKKKHCLLELGARGVRELVQNEIYPIVIHVEVTEKNVREVRGLLGRPGWRDSELLRQCRGSEQVLWGLPCSWVQVAAHEWGHSEELAKVVRGRILQEQARLVWVERGRGRGVGSSSEA from the exons ATGCCGGGCGGGGCCGAGGCAGGGGAGGCCGAGGAGGAGGCTGGGGCCGGCTCCGGGTCCGAGGCGGAGGAGGACGCGCTGTGGGAGCGGATCGAGGGCGTCCGGCACCGGCTGACGCGCGCCCTCAACCCGGCCAAGCTCACACCGTATCTGCGCCAATGCCGGGTCATCGACGAGCAGGACGAGGAGGAGGTGCTGAGCACCTACCGCTTCCCGTGCCGCGTCAACCGCACCG GGCGCCTGATGGACATCTTGCGCTGCCGCGGGAAGAGGGGCTACGAGGCCTTCCTGGAAGCCCTGGAGTTCTACTACCCCGAGCACTTCACGCTGCTCACGGGCCAAGAACCTGCCCAGCGCTGCTCCATGATCCTCG ATGAGGAGGGGCCCGAGGGCCTGACCCAATTCCTGATGACAGAGGTGCGGCGGCTGAGGGATGCTCGCAAGAGCCAGCTGCAGCGGGAGCAGCAGCTGCAGGCCCGGGGCCGGGTGCTGGAGGAagagagggcagggctggagcagCGGCTGCGGGAGCAACAGCAGGCTCAGGAGCGCTGCCAGCGGCTGCGGGAGGACTGGGAGGCGGGGAGCCTGGAGCTGCTGCGGCTTAAGGACGAGAACTACATGATTGCCATGCGCCTGGCACAGCTCAGTGAGGAGAAGAACTCGGCCGTGCTGCGCAGCCGGGACTTGCAGCTGGCG GTGGACCAGCTGAAGCTCAAGGTGAGCCGGCTGGAGGAAGAGTGCACACTGCTGCGAAGGGCCAGGGGGCCACTCCCTGGGgctgaggagaaggagaaagaacctGACAGCGCGGACCTGGTTTCCGAGCTGCGCGCCGAGAACCAGCGGCTGGTGGCATCGCTGCAGGAGCTGCAGGAAGGCCTGCAGCAG GAGGCAAGCCGGCCAGGGGCCCCAGGCTCAGAGCGCATCCTCCTAGACATCCTGGAGCATGACTGGCGGGAGGCGCAGGACAGCAGGCAGGAGCTGTGCCAGAAGCTGCACACCGTGCAGGGGGAGCTGCAGTGGGCCGAGGAGCTGCGGGACAAG TACCTGCAGGAGATGGAGGACCTGCGGCTGAAGCACCGTACGCTGCAGAAGGACTGTGACCTGTATAAGCACCGCATGGCCACCGTCCTGGCCCAGCTGGAGGAGATCGAGAAGGAGCGGGACCAG GCCATCCAGAGCCGAGACCGGATCCAGCTGCAGTACTCACAGAGCCTCATCGAGAAGGACCAGTACCGGAAGCAGGTCCGGGGCCTGGAGGCCGAGCGGGACGAGCTGCTGAGTGCGCTCACCAGCCTGGAGGGTGCCAAGGCCCTGCTGGAGGCGCAGCTGCAGCGGCTCCAGGGTGGCCCCTACCTCAAG gcCTGCGCCTCTTCCCATTCCCTGTGCTCCAACCTCAGCAGCACCTGGAGCCTGAGCGAGTTCCCCTCCCCGCTGGGAGGCCCTGAAACATCTGGGGAGGCGACTGTCACGGGGGGATCTGAGCCCCACACCTCG GAGGAGGCCACGGACAGCGAGAAGGAAATCAACCGGCTCTCCATCCTGCCCTTCCCCCCCAGCGCCGGCTCCATCCTCCGCCGGCAGCGGGAGGAGGACCCCGCACCCCCTAAGAG GTCCTTCAGCAGCATGTCGGACATCACAG gGAGTGTGACGCTTAAGCCCTGGTCCCCTGGTCTCTCCTCGTCCTCGTCCTCCGACAGCGTGTGGCCTTTGGGAAAGCCGGAGGGCCTTCTGGCCAGAGGCTGTGGCCTGGATCTCCTCAACAG gtCTCTGGCCATCCGAGTGTCTGGCTGGAGCCCCCCGGGGGGGCCTGAGCCCCAGGACAAGGGCCTAGACGGCCTGTCGTTCCTCGGGGACAGCTGGTCTGGGGCTGTCGTTCGGAGGGTGCTCTCTGGGCCAGGATCGGCCAGGGTGGAGCCAAGAGAG CCAAGGGCAGAGGCTGCTGGCTTGGAAAGGGCAGGCCTGGAAGGTGAGGCCCAGCAGAGAACCTTGCCCTGGAACCAGACATCCACACTCCCTCTGATGGACTTCAAGG CCTGCCACTCCTTCCATGAGGCTCTAGACGCCTGGGTGAAGAGGCCGGGGGCCGAGCCCTTCTACATTCGAGCCAACCTCACCCTGCCTGAGCGGACCAACCCCCATGCCCTGTGCGTGAAAGCCCAGGAGATCCTGCGGCTGGTGGACCCGGCGTACAAGCGGCGGCAGGAGTGGTTCTGCACGCGGGTTGATCCCCTCACGCTGCGGGACCTGGACCGGGGCACTGTGCCGAATTATCAGAG AGCCCAGCAGCTCCTAGAAGTTCAGGAGAAATGCCTGCCCTCCAGCCGACACCGGGGGCCCCGCAGTAAT CTGAAGAAGCGAGCCCTGGACCAGCTGCGGCTGGTGAAGCCCAAGCACGTGGGGAGTCCTGCTGGGGACTCCCCGGAGCAGCTGCTGCTGGAGCCCTGCCCAG AGCCAGAGCGGAGCCTCAAACCCTATAGCCTGGTACGGCCCTTGCTGGTGTCTGCCCTGCGGCCCGTGGTGCTCTTGCCTGAGTGCCTGGCGCCCCGGCTCATCCGCAACCTCCTAGACCTGCCCAGTTCCCGGCTGGACTTCCAAGTGTGCCCAGCAG AAAGCCTCTCTGGGGAGGAACAGTGCACATCGTCAGCGCCCGGAGCCCCCAAGGCCCGACCTGCCACCCCTGGGCTGGGCAGCAGGATCCGTGCCATCCAGGAGTCTGTCGGGAAG AAGAAGCACTGCCTGTTGGAGCTGGGTGCCCGGGGCGTGCGGGAGCTGGTCCAGAACGAGATCTACCCCATCGTCATCCACGTGGAGGTGACTGAGAAGAATGTCCGGGAAGTCAG GGGTCTGCTGGGCCGGCCGGGCTGGCGGGACTCAGAGCTGCTGCGGCAATGCCGAGGCTCGGAGCAGGTGCTCTGGGGGCTGCCCTGCTCCTGGGTGCAGGTGGCGGCCCACGAGTGGGGCCACTCAGAGGAGCTGGCCAAGGTGGTGCGTGGCCGCATCCTGCAGGAGCAGGCCCGCCTCGTGTGGGTGGAGCGTGGCCGCGGCAGAGGCGTCGGCAGCAGCAGCGAGGCCTGA
- the CARD10 gene encoding caspase recruitment domain-containing protein 10 isoform X4 — protein MPGGAEAGEAEEEAGAGSGSEAEEDALWERIEGVRHRLTRALNPAKLTPYLRQCRVIDEQDEEEVLSTYRFPCRVNRTGRLMDILRCRGKRGYEAFLEALEFYYPEHFTLLTGQEPAQRCSMILDEEGPEGLTQFLMTEVRRLRDARKSQLQREQQLQARGRVLEEERAGLEQRLREQQQAQERCQRLREDWEAGSLELLRLKDENYMIAMRLAQLSEEKNSAVLRSRDLQLAVDQLKLKVSRLEEECTLLRRARGPLPGAEEKEKEPDSADLVSELRAENQRLVASLQELQEGLQQEASRPGAPGSERILLDILEHDWREAQDSRQELCQKLHTVQGELQWAEELRDKYLQEMEDLRLKHRTLQKDCDLYKHRMATVLAQLEEIEKERDQAIQSRDRIQLQYSQSLIEKDQYRKQVRGLEAERDELLSALTSLEGAKALLEAQLQRLQGGPYLKACASSHSLCSNLSSTWSLSEFPSPLGGPETSGEATVTGGSEPHTSEEATDSEKEINRLSILPFPPSAGSILRRQREEDPAPPKRSFSSMSDITGSVTLKPWSPGLSSSSSSDSVWPLGKPEGLLARGCGLDLLNRSLAIRVSGWSPPGGPEPQDKGLDGLSFLGDSWSGAVVRRVLSGPGSARVEPREPRAEAAGLERAGLEGEAQQRTLPWNQTSTLPLMDFKACHSFHEALDAWVKRPGAEPFYIRANLTLPERTNPHALCVKAQEILRLVDPAYKRRQEWFCTRVDPLTLRDLDRGTVPNYQRAQQLLEVQEKCLPSSRHRGPRSNLKKRALDQLRLVKPKHVGSPAGDSPEQLLLEPCPEPERSLKPYSLVRPLLVSALRPVVLLPECLAPRLIRNLLDLPSSRLDFQVCPAESLSGEEQCTSSAPGAPKARPATPGLGSRIRAIQESVGKKHCLLELGARGVRELVQNEIYPIVIHVEVTEKNVREVRGLLGRPGWRDSELLRQCRGSEQVLWGLPCSWVQVAAHEWGHSEELAKVVRGRILQEQARLVWVERGRGRGVGSSSEA, from the exons ATGCCGGGCGGGGCCGAGGCAGGGGAGGCCGAGGAGGAGGCTGGGGCCGGCTCCGGGTCCGAGGCGGAGGAGGACGCGCTGTGGGAGCGGATCGAGGGCGTCCGGCACCGGCTGACGCGCGCCCTCAACCCGGCCAAGCTCACACCGTATCTGCGCCAATGCCGGGTCATCGACGAGCAGGACGAGGAGGAGGTGCTGAGCACCTACCGCTTCCCGTGCCGCGTCAACCGCACCG GGCGCCTGATGGACATCTTGCGCTGCCGCGGGAAGAGGGGCTACGAGGCCTTCCTGGAAGCCCTGGAGTTCTACTACCCCGAGCACTTCACGCTGCTCACGGGCCAAGAACCTGCCCAGCGCTGCTCCATGATCCTCG ATGAGGAGGGGCCCGAGGGCCTGACCCAATTCCTGATGACAGAGGTGCGGCGGCTGAGGGATGCTCGCAAGAGCCAGCTGCAGCGGGAGCAGCAGCTGCAGGCCCGGGGCCGGGTGCTGGAGGAagagagggcagggctggagcagCGGCTGCGGGAGCAACAGCAGGCTCAGGAGCGCTGCCAGCGGCTGCGGGAGGACTGGGAGGCGGGGAGCCTGGAGCTGCTGCGGCTTAAGGACGAGAACTACATGATTGCCATGCGCCTGGCACAGCTCAGTGAGGAGAAGAACTCGGCCGTGCTGCGCAGCCGGGACTTGCAGCTGGCG GTGGACCAGCTGAAGCTCAAGGTGAGCCGGCTGGAGGAAGAGTGCACACTGCTGCGAAGGGCCAGGGGGCCACTCCCTGGGgctgaggagaaggagaaagaacctGACAGCGCGGACCTGGTTTCCGAGCTGCGCGCCGAGAACCAGCGGCTGGTGGCATCGCTGCAGGAGCTGCAGGAAGGCCTGCAGCAG GAGGCAAGCCGGCCAGGGGCCCCAGGCTCAGAGCGCATCCTCCTAGACATCCTGGAGCATGACTGGCGGGAGGCGCAGGACAGCAGGCAGGAGCTGTGCCAGAAGCTGCACACCGTGCAGGGGGAGCTGCAGTGGGCCGAGGAGCTGCGGGACAAG TACCTGCAGGAGATGGAGGACCTGCGGCTGAAGCACCGTACGCTGCAGAAGGACTGTGACCTGTATAAGCACCGCATGGCCACCGTCCTGGCCCAGCTGGAGGAGATCGAGAAGGAGCGGGACCAG GCCATCCAGAGCCGAGACCGGATCCAGCTGCAGTACTCACAGAGCCTCATCGAGAAGGACCAGTACCGGAAGCAGGTCCGGGGCCTGGAGGCCGAGCGGGACGAGCTGCTGAGTGCGCTCACCAGCCTGGAGGGTGCCAAGGCCCTGCTGGAGGCGCAGCTGCAGCGGCTCCAGGGTGGCCCCTACCTCAAG gcCTGCGCCTCTTCCCATTCCCTGTGCTCCAACCTCAGCAGCACCTGGAGCCTGAGCGAGTTCCCCTCCCCGCTGGGAGGCCCTGAAACATCTGGGGAGGCGACTGTCACGGGGGGATCTGAGCCCCACACCTCG GAGGAGGCCACGGACAGCGAGAAGGAAATCAACCGGCTCTCCATCCTGCCCTTCCCCCCCAGCGCCGGCTCCATCCTCCGCCGGCAGCGGGAGGAGGACCCCGCACCCCCTAAGAG GTCCTTCAGCAGCATGTCGGACATCACAG gGAGTGTGACGCTTAAGCCCTGGTCCCCTGGTCTCTCCTCGTCCTCGTCCTCCGACAGCGTGTGGCCTTTGGGAAAGCCGGAGGGCCTTCTGGCCAGAGGCTGTGGCCTGGATCTCCTCAACAG gtCTCTGGCCATCCGAGTGTCTGGCTGGAGCCCCCCGGGGGGGCCTGAGCCCCAGGACAAGGGCCTAGACGGCCTGTCGTTCCTCGGGGACAGCTGGTCTGGGGCTGTCGTTCGGAGGGTGCTCTCTGGGCCAGGATCGGCCAGGGTGGAGCCAAGAGAG CCAAGGGCAGAGGCTGCTGGCTTGGAAAGGGCAGGCCTGGAAGGTGAGGCCCAGCAGAGAACCTTGCCCTGGAACCAGACATCCACACTCCCTCTGATGGACTTCAAGG CCTGCCACTCCTTCCATGAGGCTCTAGACGCCTGGGTGAAGAGGCCGGGGGCCGAGCCCTTCTACATTCGAGCCAACCTCACCCTGCCTGAGCGGACCAACCCCCATGCCCTGTGCGTGAAAGCCCAGGAGATCCTGCGGCTGGTGGACCCGGCGTACAAGCGGCGGCAGGAGTGGTTCTGCACGCGGGTTGATCCCCTCACGCTGCGGGACCTGGACCGGGGCACTGTGCCGAATTATCAGAG AGCCCAGCAGCTCCTAGAAGTTCAGGAGAAATGCCTGCCCTCCAGCCGACACCGGGGGCCCCGCAGTAAT CTGAAGAAGCGAGCCCTGGACCAGCTGCGGCTGGTGAAGCCCAAGCACGTGGGGAGTCCTGCTGGGGACTCCCCGGAGCAGCTGCTGCTGGAGCCCTGCCCAG AGCCAGAGCGGAGCCTCAAACCCTATAGCCTGGTACGGCCCTTGCTGGTGTCTGCCCTGCGGCCCGTGGTGCTCTTGCCTGAGTGCCTGGCGCCCCGGCTCATCCGCAACCTCCTAGACCTGCCCAGTTCCCGGCTGGACTTCCAAGTGTGCCCAGCAG AAAGCCTCTCTGGGGAGGAACAGTGCACATCGTCAGCGCCCGGAGCCCCCAAGGCCCGACCTGCCACCCCTGGGCTGGGCAGCAGGATCCGTGCCATCCAGGAGTCTGTCGGGAAG AAGCACTGCCTGTTGGAGCTGGGTGCCCGGGGCGTGCGGGAGCTGGTCCAGAACGAGATCTACCCCATCGTCATCCACGTGGAGGTGACTGAGAAGAATGTCCGGGAAGTCAG GGGTCTGCTGGGCCGGCCGGGCTGGCGGGACTCAGAGCTGCTGCGGCAATGCCGAGGCTCGGAGCAGGTGCTCTGGGGGCTGCCCTGCTCCTGGGTGCAGGTGGCGGCCCACGAGTGGGGCCACTCAGAGGAGCTGGCCAAGGTGGTGCGTGGCCGCATCCTGCAGGAGCAGGCCCGCCTCGTGTGGGTGGAGCGTGGCCGCGGCAGAGGCGTCGGCAGCAGCAGCGAGGCCTGA
- the CARD10 gene encoding caspase recruitment domain-containing protein 10 isoform X1 produces the protein MRDPEDAVMPGGAEAGEAEEEAGAGSGSEAEEDALWERIEGVRHRLTRALNPAKLTPYLRQCRVIDEQDEEEVLSTYRFPCRVNRTGRLMDILRCRGKRGYEAFLEALEFYYPEHFTLLTGQEPAQRCSMILDEEGPEGLTQFLMTEVRRLRDARKSQLQREQQLQARGRVLEEERAGLEQRLREQQQAQERCQRLREDWEAGSLELLRLKDENYMIAMRLAQLSEEKNSAVLRSRDLQLAVDQLKLKVSRLEEECTLLRRARGPLPGAEEKEKEPDSADLVSELRAENQRLVASLQELQEGLQQEASRPGAPGSERILLDILEHDWREAQDSRQELCQKLHTVQGELQWAEELRDKYLQEMEDLRLKHRTLQKDCDLYKHRMATVLAQLEEIEKERDQAIQSRDRIQLQYSQSLIEKDQYRKQVRGLEAERDELLSALTSLEGAKALLEAQLQRLQGGPYLKACASSHSLCSNLSSTWSLSEFPSPLGGPETSGEATVTGGSEPHTSEEATDSEKEINRLSILPFPPSAGSILRRQREEDPAPPKRSFSSMSDITGSVTLKPWSPGLSSSSSSDSVWPLGKPEGLLARGCGLDLLNRSLAIRVSGWSPPGGPEPQDKGLDGLSFLGDSWSGAVVRRVLSGPGSARVEPREPRAEAAGLERAGLEGEAQQRTLPWNQTSTLPLMDFKACHSFHEALDAWVKRPGAEPFYIRANLTLPERTNPHALCVKAQEILRLVDPAYKRRQEWFCTRVDPLTLRDLDRGTVPNYQRAQQLLEVQEKCLPSSRHRGPRSNLKKRALDQLRLVKPKHVGSPAGDSPEQLLLEPCPEPERSLKPYSLVRPLLVSALRPVVLLPECLAPRLIRNLLDLPSSRLDFQVCPAESLSGEEQCTSSAPGAPKARPATPGLGSRIRAIQESVGKKKHCLLELGARGVRELVQNEIYPIVIHVEVTEKNVREVRGLLGRPGWRDSELLRQCRGSEQVLWGLPCSWVQVAAHEWGHSEELAKVVRGRILQEQARLVWVERGRGRGVGSSSEA, from the exons ATGCGGG ACCCCGAAGACGCGGTCATGCCGGGCGGGGCCGAGGCAGGGGAGGCCGAGGAGGAGGCTGGGGCCGGCTCCGGGTCCGAGGCGGAGGAGGACGCGCTGTGGGAGCGGATCGAGGGCGTCCGGCACCGGCTGACGCGCGCCCTCAACCCGGCCAAGCTCACACCGTATCTGCGCCAATGCCGGGTCATCGACGAGCAGGACGAGGAGGAGGTGCTGAGCACCTACCGCTTCCCGTGCCGCGTCAACCGCACCG GGCGCCTGATGGACATCTTGCGCTGCCGCGGGAAGAGGGGCTACGAGGCCTTCCTGGAAGCCCTGGAGTTCTACTACCCCGAGCACTTCACGCTGCTCACGGGCCAAGAACCTGCCCAGCGCTGCTCCATGATCCTCG ATGAGGAGGGGCCCGAGGGCCTGACCCAATTCCTGATGACAGAGGTGCGGCGGCTGAGGGATGCTCGCAAGAGCCAGCTGCAGCGGGAGCAGCAGCTGCAGGCCCGGGGCCGGGTGCTGGAGGAagagagggcagggctggagcagCGGCTGCGGGAGCAACAGCAGGCTCAGGAGCGCTGCCAGCGGCTGCGGGAGGACTGGGAGGCGGGGAGCCTGGAGCTGCTGCGGCTTAAGGACGAGAACTACATGATTGCCATGCGCCTGGCACAGCTCAGTGAGGAGAAGAACTCGGCCGTGCTGCGCAGCCGGGACTTGCAGCTGGCG GTGGACCAGCTGAAGCTCAAGGTGAGCCGGCTGGAGGAAGAGTGCACACTGCTGCGAAGGGCCAGGGGGCCACTCCCTGGGgctgaggagaaggagaaagaacctGACAGCGCGGACCTGGTTTCCGAGCTGCGCGCCGAGAACCAGCGGCTGGTGGCATCGCTGCAGGAGCTGCAGGAAGGCCTGCAGCAG GAGGCAAGCCGGCCAGGGGCCCCAGGCTCAGAGCGCATCCTCCTAGACATCCTGGAGCATGACTGGCGGGAGGCGCAGGACAGCAGGCAGGAGCTGTGCCAGAAGCTGCACACCGTGCAGGGGGAGCTGCAGTGGGCCGAGGAGCTGCGGGACAAG TACCTGCAGGAGATGGAGGACCTGCGGCTGAAGCACCGTACGCTGCAGAAGGACTGTGACCTGTATAAGCACCGCATGGCCACCGTCCTGGCCCAGCTGGAGGAGATCGAGAAGGAGCGGGACCAG GCCATCCAGAGCCGAGACCGGATCCAGCTGCAGTACTCACAGAGCCTCATCGAGAAGGACCAGTACCGGAAGCAGGTCCGGGGCCTGGAGGCCGAGCGGGACGAGCTGCTGAGTGCGCTCACCAGCCTGGAGGGTGCCAAGGCCCTGCTGGAGGCGCAGCTGCAGCGGCTCCAGGGTGGCCCCTACCTCAAG gcCTGCGCCTCTTCCCATTCCCTGTGCTCCAACCTCAGCAGCACCTGGAGCCTGAGCGAGTTCCCCTCCCCGCTGGGAGGCCCTGAAACATCTGGGGAGGCGACTGTCACGGGGGGATCTGAGCCCCACACCTCG GAGGAGGCCACGGACAGCGAGAAGGAAATCAACCGGCTCTCCATCCTGCCCTTCCCCCCCAGCGCCGGCTCCATCCTCCGCCGGCAGCGGGAGGAGGACCCCGCACCCCCTAAGAG GTCCTTCAGCAGCATGTCGGACATCACAG gGAGTGTGACGCTTAAGCCCTGGTCCCCTGGTCTCTCCTCGTCCTCGTCCTCCGACAGCGTGTGGCCTTTGGGAAAGCCGGAGGGCCTTCTGGCCAGAGGCTGTGGCCTGGATCTCCTCAACAG gtCTCTGGCCATCCGAGTGTCTGGCTGGAGCCCCCCGGGGGGGCCTGAGCCCCAGGACAAGGGCCTAGACGGCCTGTCGTTCCTCGGGGACAGCTGGTCTGGGGCTGTCGTTCGGAGGGTGCTCTCTGGGCCAGGATCGGCCAGGGTGGAGCCAAGAGAG CCAAGGGCAGAGGCTGCTGGCTTGGAAAGGGCAGGCCTGGAAGGTGAGGCCCAGCAGAGAACCTTGCCCTGGAACCAGACATCCACACTCCCTCTGATGGACTTCAAGG CCTGCCACTCCTTCCATGAGGCTCTAGACGCCTGGGTGAAGAGGCCGGGGGCCGAGCCCTTCTACATTCGAGCCAACCTCACCCTGCCTGAGCGGACCAACCCCCATGCCCTGTGCGTGAAAGCCCAGGAGATCCTGCGGCTGGTGGACCCGGCGTACAAGCGGCGGCAGGAGTGGTTCTGCACGCGGGTTGATCCCCTCACGCTGCGGGACCTGGACCGGGGCACTGTGCCGAATTATCAGAG AGCCCAGCAGCTCCTAGAAGTTCAGGAGAAATGCCTGCCCTCCAGCCGACACCGGGGGCCCCGCAGTAAT CTGAAGAAGCGAGCCCTGGACCAGCTGCGGCTGGTGAAGCCCAAGCACGTGGGGAGTCCTGCTGGGGACTCCCCGGAGCAGCTGCTGCTGGAGCCCTGCCCAG AGCCAGAGCGGAGCCTCAAACCCTATAGCCTGGTACGGCCCTTGCTGGTGTCTGCCCTGCGGCCCGTGGTGCTCTTGCCTGAGTGCCTGGCGCCCCGGCTCATCCGCAACCTCCTAGACCTGCCCAGTTCCCGGCTGGACTTCCAAGTGTGCCCAGCAG AAAGCCTCTCTGGGGAGGAACAGTGCACATCGTCAGCGCCCGGAGCCCCCAAGGCCCGACCTGCCACCCCTGGGCTGGGCAGCAGGATCCGTGCCATCCAGGAGTCTGTCGGGAAG AAGAAGCACTGCCTGTTGGAGCTGGGTGCCCGGGGCGTGCGGGAGCTGGTCCAGAACGAGATCTACCCCATCGTCATCCACGTGGAGGTGACTGAGAAGAATGTCCGGGAAGTCAG GGGTCTGCTGGGCCGGCCGGGCTGGCGGGACTCAGAGCTGCTGCGGCAATGCCGAGGCTCGGAGCAGGTGCTCTGGGGGCTGCCCTGCTCCTGGGTGCAGGTGGCGGCCCACGAGTGGGGCCACTCAGAGGAGCTGGCCAAGGTGGTGCGTGGCCGCATCCTGCAGGAGCAGGCCCGCCTCGTGTGGGTGGAGCGTGGCCGCGGCAGAGGCGTCGGCAGCAGCAGCGAGGCCTGA